TATCTtttgaatttgattgattttgACTTTAAGCTTTAAATTTCATTTATGCAAATTTCCCGTAGTATATGTTAATCCTGAAGCGAATTGGTTAGGTTCAGTTCTATCTTTTCATTTTTAGCTTCTTTTTTTCCCCTTCTGGTAATAGCTTGCTGCTTTGCTTTCAAGTGGTACGGTTGTCACgatttaaattgaaattaaaatgtctagattttaGATATGCTTGCTGAGATGGTTTGGAGTCTAGAGTCTATACCAGGTAGATATTGACTGTGATAGATATCAACTAATGTTAGAAAGGGAAAGTATTACAGGAACTGGATGTTGTTGGTGattaaaaaatgattataagattcATCGGTACTATCAAAATAATTTAgatttcaattttcaagcttaattttaatatttctttCATTCTCCTTTCATTTAAGTTGGGTGATTGTCGTAAAGTTATGTGAATTTGTAGATAATGCATGGTATGATACTACGGTAGCTATTGGATCTTGAAGTTTCAGATGTTGTAGATAGGTTGACCTAGATAATGCAAGATCTGAATTGTTTGAATAATCATTTCTGAATGATTGCGACTGTAGTGTTAAAGAGCTATGTTCATTGCCAGACTCTTTAGTtcctatgttttttttttttttttttttttaagtttatgcTATGAGACTCAGTTCTTTTCTGATATTTCTGTTTATTCCTTGCTTTCTAATCAAGATTTATGTTAATGCGTTCAATGTtggatatttttatttaaaattgctGGGTAACAAATGCCCTCTTGTCTGTGACCAACGTCTTATGTAATTTTCTGAAAAATTTTCAGGCACTTTATTTTTGTGTACCATTTCGCGAACAGCTGCTAGAATATTATTCAAGTAATAAAAATGGTGTTGATGCTGAAGATAATCTGCTGACATGCTTGGCAGATCTGTTTACACAGGTATTAACTCTACTAGAAGCATAGTGTTATTGAGTTGTACGCCCCTATAGATGGGAAACCACTAGTTTCTGAAAAACGGCAAAGCATTTATTTTAAATGTTCAGACCAAATATTAACATTAGTGTTTTATTTATGTTTACCATTTTCTGTTCTAGTCTTGACCACTATTTACAAGAATGATACATGATTTgattcatttgaaaattttcttctttATTATTTGACTTGATAATCCCGTGTACAATCATTTAGGAAGTATGAAGGCCAAGGGTGTCATCTTCATTAttttttaaatggcttattactGCAAGTCCTTATCACATTTGCATGAGGACCTGGCTTCATATGAGAAGAAATGATGTTTGTGATTTTCCTTTTTAAAAACCTTTTATTACTAGATAAGTCTTTTTTATCTGTCAATCGTATCAGATTTTATGCAGTCAGAACAGTCTGCCTTATGTTCCTGTGTAAGAGTTCCTTCCTCATAACTgctttctttttttgtttcatCTCTTTTTTAAAAGGCTTGATTTTATTCTTCAATAATTGCAGAGTATTATCCTTTTAGGAAATTGCTTAGACCATCTTATCAGATGATCTTTTGTTTTTTTAGCAAATGCTATTAATTGACTAGTATCTTTTTGTCCCCGTCTCTCTCTCATTCTACTTGTGGCATATGTGGTTTTTAGTTGATTACTACTGGAACCAACAGTTGGTTGTTCTTTATGTTTAGATAAGTTCACAGAAGAAGAAAACAGGTGTCATTGCTCCAAAGCGCTTTGTACAAAGATTGAAGAAACAAAATGAGCTTTTTCGCAGCTATATGCACCAGGTAGCTGAGTGTTTTATATTTGATTGACTTAAGCACCTTCTCTTTCCCTGAATTGATGATCATTTTTGCTTGTTTTAAGATTTCGGTTAGAGTAGAGTAACTTTTGCTGGATTTAGCCTCATGTTTAAccaataaacaatttaaacatgAATGCCACAGAAAGTAAAGCATGATAAACGAAAGAGAGAGCCAAATCCTTCAGGTATAATGTGATTAAGCAATTGTATTAGGAATCGTATTTTTACTCTTTAATGTAGTAATCAAGAGTTCATAACAGTCCATTAACACCGAAAGCTTTGTTGAGGTTGATTAAAAGTTTGTATGCTGCATGTACGCATGCCTTGCCCAAAAACCCTAGTCAAGGATTTAATTAAATCCTTTTGCATTCAAGTTTTGGTCGATAAAACTGTACTTATTTGAATCCTAATTTTAATCCGGCAATATGATTTAATGTGTGACTGGTTAGGCTTTCAATATGTTGCAAGGACTATAGATTATAATATAAGATCAAATATTTTGTATTGAAAATCGGGAGCAGCATCTTATCTTGACCACCCAAATATTGGAGAGTCATGATAGTCTCAACAAGTCTTTAACTGTCCTATCTGTCAGTCTAATTTGTCTTTTCACTATATATCCTGGAAGGACCATGAATATACCAAATGACACATGATAATGGTTTGATTGACATTAACAAATGGAGTTCTGATAGCTGGTCATGTTCAATAAACTTGTAACGAGAACCTCCAAGTTATCCCCAAGCATCCCCATACTTTTGTGTTCAATTCCTTGCTTCATAACTAAGGAGACTTAACATGTCCCAGTACCACTGTTTTAGCATTGTGATTCCCTGTTTTGATAATAAAATGACTAGGAACAGTTTTAGGAACTTTGCTAAATAGGGATCTTATAATTATAACTCTTTATAGTTCCTTTTCAACGCAATTATTTTCCATGAGTCCAATCAGCACAtaataactattttttttttttttttactaatgaTGAAGGAAAACCTTTATCAATCATCATATAAGTGATTAGTATGCAGCATTGATGATATATGTCTGTTTAATGTGATTTGCTCCAAGGCGTATTCCAACGACCTTTTCTTGGCATGTCAACCAAAACATTGAATttctttattatatttaattgtaATGCATAAGAGGATATTATTTGTCTCAATTTGTTTTGGTAGGATGCTCATGAGTTCTTGAACTTTTTGCTAAATGAACTTGTTGATATACTGGAGAAAGAGGCTCAAGCAGCAAAAAATGATGCAGAAACTTCTTCACCATCTGAAAAGACTGCAAATGGGCCAAAGAATCCTCAGGCTAATGGTGTTAAAAAAGAGCCTTTGGTTACTTGGGTACACAAGAATTTTCAGGTGTGTTTGCTATTTATCCTTTTATATTCTGATCAATAGACCTAGTCTTGTACTGCATTTACCATGCTTGACATGAAGTAAAGATGAAATCTTGTTATTTTCTTTGCTACAGTACATAAACAAATCATAGAATACTCTGAAACTTGAAAGctgagcaaaattaccaaaattgtaGGAATTTATTAGTTCTAGAAAGCATCTATATGGAAAAATTAATCTAATCTGCACTAATAAACAGAGAAAAGTGAAGTAAATTCAAATAATACTATCTGGGAATGCTTCAGGACATCATAGCTAAACCCTCATCTGTGTCCTTGTATGTAGGCTGCATCATCAATTAATACTGGTTAACAACAAATGAAACAGTGACTGCGTCTATCTTGTCCCCTTTAATGGTTTATTTTTTGACAATGCTTATAAAGGAATGCTATACATTTTTTAATGGATGCCATACATTGTCAAATTaattaatgataaaattttctATCCTCTTTGACTTTGAGTGCCTCTTTGTACGTATGGATTCTTTCTGTTTGGATTAAGTTATTTTAAGAAGAATCTCATTATCTCTTGGGGCAATTCTGAGACAGGGAATACTTACCAATGAGACAAGATGCTTGCGATGTGAGACAGTGACAGCGAGAGACGAAACTTTCTTTGACTTGAGCCTTGACATTGAACAGAACAGCTCAATAACCAGCTGTTTGAAAAATTTTAGTTCTACTGAAACATTGAATGCTGAGGACAAATTTTTCTGTGACAAGTGTTGCAGGTAATTTTCCATTATAGGTAATCTTTGCACGACTTGAGGTGTTTTAGTTTCTAATTGATTACCACTTGTTTTCTTATCACTTGGTTTTGGAGTCACCTTGTAGACCAATTACATTGATAACAAATATAATTTGACTCCTGTAATCCTGTTTTGAGATTTTCAGGCTGGCCAGCCAAGGCCTAGTAAAGTTGGGGTTTTGTTAGTAAAAGATGTCAATTCTGGATATTGACTTCAAGGAGATATAATTTAAAGAAAGAGGCAAACCATGAGTACCTCAATGATTATCCCTTTTACTTGATGATTCGAACATCGAACTTGCATGGTGCCCTTAACCATTTTGTCTTCATGAATGAATAGGTTCTAACTTGATGCACAGCTTAAAGTATAATATTTAGATGGTTCCAAAGATGCATATCATACAGTAATTTTAAGGATAAACATGCAGAAAGGAATAATTTTGGATGATACTTGCTTACTTGCAGTTTGCAAGAAGCACAGAAGAGAATGAAGATAAAGAAGCCTCCTCACATCCTGGTTATCCATTTGAAGCGGTTCAAGTACATTGAGCAGCTTGGGCGATACAAGAAGCTCTCCTATCGTGTTGTGTTTCCACTTGAGCTGAAGCTGAGCAATACCGTGGAAGATGCAGATTTAGAGTATTCCTTATTTGCTGTAGTTGTTCATGTGGGAAGTGGACCCAACCATGGCCACTATGTTAGCCTGGTAAAAAGCCATAACCACTGGTTATTTTTTGATGATGAAAACGTGGAGATGATCGATGAGTCGGCGGTTCAGACATTTTTTGGTTCTGCCCAGGAGTTCTCAAGTAATACAGATCACGGGTATATCTTGTTTTATGAAAGCCTGGGTGCTGGCAACAGGAGCTAAGAAGTGAGTTTGAGAAGGTATTCTAATAGTCTTCACTTAAGacctcattttcttttaattgcgAGAAGAGGTGGCATATAATGATGTGGGTTTTGAGAAAATGTATACTTGGGTCATTGCCATGTACAGTGAATGGTGGAAGCAACctgtctttttcttttttagttcTTGTTTTACAATAAGAGGGAAAAAGAAATAGTGTATAGGTTTGAGAAATATCACGGAGACTGTGCTGTGTATGATTTAACAGTTTTTCTCTCTGTAGTTTCTCCTGCAGAGCTTAGACCTTTGTTAATTCAAAAAGAGAGGAGCTGTTTCATGTTCATGCATTCCTATTAACTTCTAATATTCATTCATTTCCGAAAAGCAAGATTTAtgtgaaattttgtaaaaaatgacACCATATAAATTTCATGATCCTTCCAGCTGCAACTAAAATATTTCAATAAAAGGTGTTATAGTATCCAATTACCCTTTCCAAGAGTAACTAATATCATAGCCTCCTGGATTAGGCGGGTTTTGGATTGGATTAATCTAGCATTAAGTCaagtgtaatttttttttaaatttttttggctTATTTCAGATTGgattattttcaaaaattcgGAATTGGATTTTGGACACTTGGATTTGATAACCATTCTTGTTTAATTTAGCACATGGGTAATCTTAATTCGGCTAATTGTAGATAAGCTATTTGTATTTTTCACttaaaaattttgttttggtATAGCTATTAAAGTTAATAaagttcaatttcttaattttaaaataaaaatagatcaaAACTAGACAAAttatttaatagatttaatttattataagttttattaaaaataatttcaaaattttcgatTGATAGTAACAttttatttaatctaattttgaTTTTGTGAAAACAATACAAGtgcaaatggttaatttgatagtaaataaaaaaatttattccaatttaattaatttataaagcCCAATCTGATTTGTACAGTTTAGTCGAGTGGTCTGCAATTTTTACTTTTAAACGGAACTAAACGGATACTAAATTAACAAATTGAAGAATacaaaaaaattgaaacccaTATTTTATTTCTTGGAAAAGGAAATATTATTTCTAATATCTTATAATCATAAATTTATGCATTTGTATATAGATAATAGATTATATGAAAGTGTGATTTTACGTCATTCATATCTCTTCCTAATAGGAGAATAATAAATTAGATTTTTTCTCCTGATTGGAAAGGGATAAGGATAATATAAAATCACAGTTTCATACAATCATTTTCCTTGTATATATTTCTAAAAgataatctagtaattaaaatttttataaatcttCAATGTTGTATTCTCTAATTTGAGTTGGTGGTGGTCTCGTTAAATGAGGTTACATTTGATACCTAGAGGTGTCTCTAGTGATACAGATGGTGGTTGATGTCTTTCTAGAGGTTGGATGACTTTAGTGTCCCTATATGGTAGATCTAAGTCGTTAATTAGTAACTTTGGGTTTATCTATTTGGTCTAATTAAGCTTTAAAGCTAAACTATGAAGTTCTAATGCCTTTAGGGTATGTATCGAGACTTGATTGCTTATAGGTATTGATACCATGATTtcttggctttttttttttttttttttgcttcaatGTTTACATGTATTGATATTTGAATTAAGGGTATCAATACATGAGCCACAAATACTAGTACTTAGATGAAAAATATTGATATTGTCCTGCACTCAAGTATCGATGGTATCAATAAATGCAAACATCTAAGGAAAAATAGAGGAACAAGGGATTAGTATCAATACCAAATAGAAGTTTAGTATTGGCACATAGAGGTTTTAATACTTACTAGCTTATTTTTAAAGCATAGTTAAACCAAATGAAGGATTCAGAATCACTGATTATCCACTTAGATCAACTATATAGAGAGGAGTCACCTAACCTTTAGAGAGGTATCGTCCATCAATTGTATCACTCAAGATGCCTCCAAACATATAATGTAACACCGTATAATCAAAACCATAGTCAACtcaaattaaaatcaaacaaaatcaatataaaaacttttctagattttaaaatcaatataatttttttgagaTTTTGCGATCAATCAGGATCAAAATCCATTTCTCATCAATCAGGATCAAAATCTATTTCTCTTCGACTCTTAAAAATTCACACACAAACACACTGTTAAGGTACATAGAGAACTCTCACAATCACAAACACACTATTTGTCTTGTATGCCacattaacaaataatttaaaattataaaaaaaatcaaaattcaaaaataaatgttcacaattttttttaaaaaaaaaacatgcaataTATGTGGTTTGTCATGCGGGCggtcatgtttaaaaattaatattttaggcAGTATGGCCGttaaaaaaattttcaacttttttcttaaaaaattgagggctaaatttaaataaataaaaataaaaataaccaaaataccaaaagatgtaaatgttgaAAGCTAAAATTAACATATACCTATGTTCTATAGCAAAGTTTTGACACAAAGAAGGAAATTTGCTCAGGTGAAGTTGTTTAAATTTGGAGAAGTGACATAAATTATTGTCTAActcattagttttttttttttaaattaatgatAGAAAGGTAGGGttagataattttaaattttaaaaattagtgtttcatattttacttttaaatttcaaaatttgttttATAATTGCGTGCACGAATATATATATGCCAAAAAGGGATCCCTTTACATTAGTATAAAACTAAAGtaattgtaacacctcaaacccggcctagaagttatgaTCAAATCTAGAAAAACTACATCAACTCGTTTGGAAAACTAATTTCAATAACTATTTAACAAATATGACTTACAAAAACATTCATTAGAAAGCTATTTGTTTGCTTCT
This is a stretch of genomic DNA from Gossypium arboreum isolate Shixiya-1 chromosome 11, ASM2569848v2, whole genome shotgun sequence. It encodes these proteins:
- the LOC108486486 gene encoding ubiquitin carboxyl-terminal hydrolase 3, whose product is MGAAGSKLEKALGDQFPEGERYFGLENFGNTCYCNSVLQALYFCVPFREQLLEYYSSNKNGVDAEDNLLTCLADLFTQISSQKKKTGVIAPKRFVQRLKKQNELFRSYMHQDAHEFLNFLLNELVDILEKEAQAAKNDAETSSPSEKTANGPKNPQANGVKKEPLVTWVHKNFQGILTNETRCLRCETVTARDETFFDLSLDIEQNSSITSCLKNFSSTETLNAEDKFFCDKCCSLQEAQKRMKIKKPPHILVIHLKRFKYIEQLGRYKKLSYRVVFPLELKLSNTVEDADLEYSLFAVVVHVGSGPNHGHYVSLVKSHNHWLFFDDENVEMIDESAVQTFFGSAQEFSSNTDHGYILFYESLGAGNRS